One Burkholderia sp. WP9 genomic window, CCGGGAAAACGAAAATGATGGCGGGGGCGATGATGAGAGAGCATCAATCCAAACGAGAGCATCTTACGATCTATCTGGTCAGGGATGTGAAGCTGAAAGACGACCAAATCGTCAAAACCGACCGAGCAAAGCCGCCTATTGACTTGAAAATTAGCGAGGGAAACGCCCGCCTTTACGCCAAGAAAACCTCGCGTCCGAAATTGCCAGACTGGGCTCCGTTTCTCGTCCGCAACCAAGAGGTGCCGCCCGATCTTTTCGAGGGTAACCGGTCGGAGGGAGCCGTCCTGCTGGTCCGGCATGCCGGCGCGGTGTTCGCGCTCTCGTTCGGGATGGGGCACCACCTCATCAACCTTGACCTCGCCGATCGCGACTTCGGCTTGCGTGTGACGCTCAATTCGATTGACCCGCAAAAGCTGCGCAGCCTCGACAAGGCGAGCCACGAGGTCAATCCGTTGCACATACGGAGCCAAAGCTCGCGAGACGCCGATATATTCGATTTGAATATCGACCCCGAGCTCGACATGGTCCATGCGGTCACAGGAACATCTGAGGTCGCGCTCTTCGGCGAGCACATTAGCGGTCGCGACGCGCTGACCATCAATCCACCAGCGACTCTCGACGACCTACCAAAGATTCTGGCCGAGGCACTGGCCCACCGGGACAAGCCGCTCCCCGAGCGATTCGCCTGGATAGACAATGTTCATCGAGTGCGCGACTCAACGATGATCGAATGCCTCGACGACGCACTCACCGACGCCCTGCAATCCGATCCCCGACCGGAGAACCTCTGGCTTGGGGAACCAGAGATTGTCGATTGGGAAAAGCAGACCGGCTACTCGTTCGACCAGCGGTCCAAGACAGCGCACCACCGCACGCTCCAACTCGACCAGTTGATCGACTACATCGCCGACCATGGCGGCAAACCTAACGCGACACTGCTCCGATCCATCTCCGTCCACGTGAACGATGCAAACTACCAGTCGATCAAAAGCTGGGCGGCCTATCGGTGCCTATACGCGGAACTCCCCATGGGCGACGAGACCTTCATTCTACGCAACGGCCTGTGGTATGAAGTCAGCCGCAAGTTCGTCGATGAGATAGACGCTCACTTCAGGCGGCTCGAAGTTGACCCGGCGAAGATGCCCTTCTACCAACACGCCAATGAAGGGCTATATAACGCGAGCGTCGCAACGGAAAACTCCGGATACGAACTGCTCGACAAGAAAAACATTTCGTTTGGCAACGGTTACGACAAGATCGAATTTTGCGACCTCGTGCGCGACGGACGCGATCTCATCCACGTGAAGCTCTATAGGAGCTCAGCCACGCTCAGCCACCTCTTCGCCCAAGGAAGCGTATCGGCCGAGACCTTCATGCGCCATGAGGAGTTTCGGGTCAAGCTCAACGAAAAGCTCCCCGCCAGCATCAAGCTCGACGACCCTCTCGCGCGTCCTAAGGCCGAGAACTACCGGATCGTCTACGCCATCGCAACCACGAAGGATCTTCCAAAAGATCTGCCGTTCTTTTCGAAGATCACGCTCAAGAACGCCATCATCGGCTTGAACGGGCTTGGCTTCGGAGTCGCGTTAGCACGCATCGATGTCGATCCAGTCTTCCTGAAAACCGCCAACTATAAGCCCGCTAGAAATGCAGCCGGAGCGTCGAAGCTGGCAAGGAAGCCGAGACAGACAGCACAACGCGGCGGCATTCATGCCCCACCCGCAACGCCGCCCTCCGCATGACTTTCACCGCCGATCGACAGGCAATTTCTTTGGAGCGAGTCAAGGCTAGGGCAGTCCGGCAAAGCCAGCCTTCGACACCTGCATTGGCGGACAATGCTTCTGCTGCCGATGCCTCGCCAGGATTCTGATCGTCTTTCGTTAACGAATCATCTCGTTCTCTCCGCACTGAAAGCCCAGCAAGGTTCGGCGTTCGGCGTGCGCATCCTTTTAGAGATGGTCCTTATGACAGGTTTCGTCGACGAGGCGCGATCACAAGAGATTCTGCCGGAAGTCCTGGTTGAAGCAGAGGAGACAGTTATGAAAAAAGCCATCGATCTCGCCGACCTGTGTCTGAAAATCCTGTCGTGCGTCGCCATCGCTTGCGCGGGCATATGGGCGCTCTGTACCTTCCGGCTTGGCGGCTCGACCGACTGGCAAGACAAGACAACATCACGCTCGAAACACAGGTGCTGCCTTACCACGACGACCTGCGCCTGCTGGTGGCCCACGCGAAGTCAAAGAATCCTCGCAACGCGACCTTCGAACTCGACAGACCTCTTACCGATACCAAACACCCTGCCCAGTGTGGCCTTCCCCTCGGCACATGTTAGCTGACGGGTAGCGACGTTAGCGAATCGCTGCTTTGAGCACGCCCCAATCGCGGTTTTCTACCCATACAAACTTACATCGCCCCTGACTGCGTCGCGCCCACAGATCCCCGATACGCTTCTTTTCCTTACTGTCCGTACCGTCAGCAATATGGCTACCTTTGTACTCAACTGCCAATGTCACACCCGACTGTAGCCGGACGATAAAATCGGGATAGAACCGGTCGGAGGCAGTTTGTAGCCAGAAGGAGCTCGGCTTTTTCTCCACGTTGCGCACCCACCATTCAACACCGTCCAGCTCGTTGGCGATTTTTTCCGCGCACTCAAACTCTTCGCCACTTGGTTTCAGGTTGCCGATGACGGGGAAAAAGTGGCGCTTCAGAGGCAGCAGTCCCACATACGGAGTGTCATACGCGTAGCGTCCCGGCCTTAATTCGACGCAATGCTCGTCGCGAACGTCGAACGAACTCTCATCGCCAAATAGGCCCTCGAATACGCGTTGCTTGGCAAGCACCAAACCGGCAACCATCTTCCTTTCAAGTGCGCCACGAAGACGAAATTTGCGATATGCGAGCTCGTCGATACTAAAGGTACGAGTCGCCGTCAAATATGAAACCGCAGCGTTAAGCCACGCAGCTTTTTCCCCTTGGTCGGAGTACGGGAAATACAGATTGCGGTCCAACCAATGAACAAGGTCCGTCGGCGACCAACCTTGTTCGCGGCCGAACAGGGCGAGCTGACTATCGAGCCTATCGAACACGTCACATTCGATTTTTTCAAGTTGAGAAATCGACAAAGCCGCACGACGCATGGCCTCGACATCATGCGCAAACTCGCTTTCAGTCAGTTTGGGATCAAAGTCAGATATCTCCCAATCCGCATCAAGCAATGGCGTCTCGTTGAACACGTCGAAGAACCCGTGCTGGGTGATTCCGAGAAGAGGTACCGTCGCCGTTATGCCACGTTCAGCTGGTGTTTCGCCACGGGAAAAACGCGCCATCTGCGCGGCGATCTCGGCATCCAACTGCTGTCGTACAACTCTTGCCGCCTCGGGCTGGCGAAAGGTCTCAGAGATCTTTCTAATTTCTGCTTCGTCAGCCCCGCCTTTGATTGTAAGCGTTCCCGATTCAGGAGAAATTTCGAGTTTCTCCCGTACGTTTTTGGGCAATGCGGCGATGGCACCTTCATCGGGAAGGACGAGCGCGTTGCCAATTTCCGGCAGTGCGACGATGAGATCTTTATGGCCTGCGAATAAATCATCAATCTTTCCACTATCGCTAGGTCCTCGAATCAGATCCTTGGTTTCTAGACGCTCAAAACCACTCTGCACAAGCCCATCTCGCAGACCTTGCACCGTAGATGCCAATTCGCCTGAGACAACATACGCGTAGCTGCGGTTGAGTGCCTCTCGCTTTTTTCGGCTAACGTGCGGCATGCGCAAAATTCGACCGAGCACCTGCTCCACCGCCGTCGCGGAAGTTGTGTTGCGAAATGAAAACAGGATGTAGGCAAACGGACAATCCCACCCCTCACGAAGTTTGTCGACAGTGATGATGAACTGAGGGTAGTCCGCATCGCTCAGTTGTCGCCCTGACAGTTCATCAAGCGCACCCGTGGCGATGGCTATCGTCTCGGGTGCCACGTTAAAGTCGTCGACCAAGTGGCGCTTCACCCGTTCCGGGGTGAACGTCTCACTTCGCGCGTCCTTGCGTTCTGCTTGAATTAGCATAACTACCGGATGTATAACTTCACCAGTCAGCTTGACTTCCTCGCCCGCCTCTCTCTCAAGCGATCGCAGACGGCCGATGGCTTCGGACAACGAAACCCGCCATTCAGGATGCGTTGCCAATTCCAGCGGAAGCTTCAACATGTCTTCAGCTTGAAGGGTCGATGCGGAAACGCTACGCAAAACATTCGACGGCTGGCTCGCTCGATCAGGCGTCGCCGTCAGCTCCAAAACACATGAAGGATTGAGCCGAACGAGAGTGTCAACGGCCAATGGCGTGCCCTGGTTATGCGCCTCGTCGACGACGATGAACGGACGCCGCAACCGGATTACGTCAGCAAGAGAACGCTCACCCATTTGCGGGCCAGATAAGCCTTCAAAATGCGACAACAGTGCGCCATTTTGGCGGTACACGCGCAGACCATCGGCTGTGTCACGCTTGAAACTCTGCATGGTCGCCACGACAATCGTGTTCGCTGCATTCAGAGTGGGCGCTGTCATTGCCAGTGCCTCCTCTACGTCAAGGACATTCACTCTCCCGAATAGCGCGCACATGTCTTCATTAAGCAGCTCACCTTTCGTTTTAAGGGCGCGTAATGTCTGCTCCCGGATCGGCTCTGACGGCACAAGCCACAAGACGAGCGAATTTTCAGTTGCTAAAAATGCCTTATTCACCTTCGCAATCGCCTGACCGGCTATGCGCGTCTTCCCTCCCCCAGTCGGAACACGAAGACAAACATACGGTACAGCATCGGCACCTGGTAACGGGTGATACGGCAACGCATGCCCGAAGTGCGCAAGAGTGCTCTCTGCGAACGCCGCAGCAGGACTCTTTAGCTCGCGCGTGCGTGCCAAGAATGTCTCGAACGCTTCCAGCAGTTTAGTCTGATAGTCCTTCAAGCCCATGATTTAACCGCCAGTTCGTAGGGAAGCTGATTAAAGGTGAGGTTTAGCTGCGAGAGCTTCGATTTGTCAAACCGGCTGCGCGCGCCGTACACGACGCGTGCTCCCCCGAAATGGGGCAATATCTCGTCCATTATCGCGAGTGTTCTCGCATTCAACACATTACCGCCGGCATCAGACCGATCTTTGAGAATTCCGTTGTAGAACAGGAAGACCGCACGCCCGTCGAAGACGCCCAGCAAGGGGCTGCGAGCTTGCCCGGGCCGCTGCGACGTCATACCAACGCCTGTGCCTGTCTCAACGAACCACACGAATTCGGCCAATTCATCGAATGTCACATCAGACCGTATCGCGCCATCTGTGGCGAACAATGCGCGATCCGAGAGGTGGCAAAACTGGAAGCCGCCGCCCAGTCCAGGAACATCGACACCCTTACTCGTCCTGTAGCCCTCACAGATAGCCTTTAGGCGCGGGGCGGTGACAGTCTGCGCAATCTTCTCGCTAAGCTCAACCAAGATGAAACGTCGCTTACCACCGTCTTCGGCATTCTTTTTTAGGACCGCATGGCCAGTGGTTCCAGATCCCGCAAAGCTGTCCAGAAAAATACCCTCGGTCGTATCGATCATGGAAAACAGATACTTCAGCAGATCGACAGGCTTCGGAAATGGGAATTTGAATCCAAGCTCTTCGAGCTCCGCGGACTGTGATTGGGTGCTACCCACCCCACTGATGACGGAGATTACGTGACTCGCAGCCTGCCGTTCCTTAATTGATTCAATAGCACCGGTGTGGGTCAACACGAACCGCGTCTGTTGGCCTTTACTATCTTTTACCGCCTCGAATCCGTTCTGGATGAACTGAAGCAGAATATCCTTGGACGACCACCCGCTAGAGGCAACAACCGCGCGAACGAGTGCGCCATTTTCAATTAAAACGTCATGCTCATACCGCGGCCATTTATCCGTACGCGCTGAGATGTTCGCACACTCAATACTGGCCGGAAATCCAGCAGGCAATGTCACATCGCTAACCGGATTTTTGGGTCCGTTCTTTACGATAGTGTTCTGAATCTTATCCCGGTTCAGTTTGCTGTTGCCACCAACGGATGGATCGACAAGTTTTGGGAACGGAAAAAGTTCAGGGGACATCGCATACGCAAGGATGTACTCGTGACAGTTCTTGATCTTTGCCTGATTGTCGAAGTTTCCATCCGTGCGCCAAACGAACGTGGTGAGGCGGCGTTTGACACCGAAAATCTCATCCATCAAAGCGCGCAGGTGATGCAGCTCGTCGTCGCCAATGGAAACAAAAATCACCCCATCAGACGCGAGAAACTGCTTCAATAACAACAAGCGTGGATACATCATGCACAACCAGCGATCGTGTCGATCTAACGTTTCGCCCTCTTTACCCACCACTTCGCCCAGCCACCGGCGAATCTCCGGACTATTTACGTTATCGTTGTACATCCAGGCTTCGTTGCCTGTGTTGTAAGGCGGATCGATGTAGACGCACTTGACCTGGCCCGAGTAGCGCGGCAGTAGCGCTTTGAGCGCTTCAAGATTGTCGCCCCGTATAACTAGGTTTCCGGTGTCTTCTTGGCCAGCGGAAATCTCCGGTACCGGCTCTATCAACCGAAAGGGTATGTCTTTGTGATGCTGAGTGACAGCTTCCTTGCCGATCCACTGCAGTGCTGGCATGCGATATCCTGTAAACCTTATCTGCGCTAATTTTTAAATTGGTACGGGCGAAGTTGATCGTTCGCATGGTCATATGCGCTTGACATAACGCATAGTCAGCGCGTCGCAGATACTTCGCCGAGTACGCAGGTGGCCGGGGTGTCATCCGTTACGATGACCAGCAAACCTCGAACAACGTCTGACAGGGCGCTATGCCAGCCAATCGTGGAGGTAGCCCTTCCGGCCGCCTGCGCATGGTCTCATTTTAGCCTGAGCATCGAATGCGTGGAAAACACACGGCACGCACAAACTGTCACGAATCGGGCTGATGAATACGGTCACCTAGGTAATACAGGCCCCACAGCGTCGCAACGAGAAGTTGTGACAGCAAAATCGCGTAAACAAAGAACACGCCAAGAAACGCCACGAGATGAACGACTGGCCATTTCGTGGCCCAGGTTGACAACGTCGGAGCTACTGCAATGGCAACAATGGATAACATAGTCAACGCTACACATTCAACCGTGAGGAACGCAAACAGCAAGCAGAGAAAGCGACGCCTCGTCAAACTGATTAAGTTGCTGACACCACTGTTAGTCAGCGTCTCAAGTCGAGGCGGAGGATTCCCTGGCATGACAGAATCAATGTCGTTTCTTCCGAACGTAGCGATTGCTGCCAGGGCCGCGATATAGAACCCTGGAAGATTCTGAACAAAACCCAACACCGAGCTGACCAGTCCACCGGCCCCGAAGAAATTGATATGTCCGTGGGCCAGCAATGCACCTATGCTCCCTAGGGATGCCAAAAATAGCGGCACATACCAGTCTGCAATTTTTTTCTCGGGATGCTTTATCGCCAAATACGCGATCGGACGACACAGCTGATAAAGGATCATAGCTATCGCTTACCCTTTCAGAAGAACACACATGCGCTCGCTAATCTCGGTCGAAATGACCTCGAACGATGCGGGAAGTGGAGCGGGAAAATCTCGGATGGTCTCCTTCTTAACGTATCTCTCGTCGTCGGCGATTTGCGCCGATTCCGTCTCAAGTGTGACCGTCCGGCTAATCTCATCCTGCGTCTTAAATTTGACCCGCATCCGATCGAAGCTCTTCTTGCGCGCTTCAGCACATACCGATTTCACAGCATCAATTATTCTGCCCTTGATCTTTTGGTGACTCTCATGGAGAAACACTGAACGCTTCTCCTCCACGATATATCCATTGGCGTCCCACGGATTATCCTTGTGTTTGTCATCCAGTAACTCAATGCCTTCGAGCTTGCCAGACTCAAGATCTTTGAAGAAGCCGGTTGAAGGATGACCGCGCAACTCGAACCGATGGCGCGCCTTGACAATCCGCGGATTGCCATCGCGATCGACGGAACCGTCTGGGTGCGGACGGTGAAAAGCCTGTGGGAAGGCGAGGTCGCACAACCTCATCACGTGATTGAGATAAGCCGTTATTTTTGCGCTCGGCAGTCCCGGAGAGACCTCAAGTATCGCCCTGTAGGTTTGAGGAGCAACAGACACAAGCCTAATTGCCAAGTGTGCCGAATAATCGGCGCCTTCGTCCTTGCGCTTGATGATCTCCCGCCTTTGCCTTTTCACCGGGTCCGAGAGGACGAAATTTGGAGCAGCCTTGTCTGATCGGTTGATCAACAATACTAAGAACTCCAGATCGTCGTCAAGCCGAAGATCCGCGAGATAGCACATCTCGGTACTTTTACGATTCTTCATTGACAGCAGATCGTCTGCTGCCCGTAACGTCTTGACGATTTTGAAAAGGTCTGCAAGGGTGTGGGCCTTCAGGCCCATGAGCTTTCCGGCGCGCCCTAGGGACGCGTAAGTCTCCACCTTGATGTCAAAGAACATCACTATCCGTTCGTCGTCTTTCTGCATGAGTAACCCAAAATCCAAATAGCGGGCCGACCATAATACCGAGGAGACCCGATCTCGCATTGCTTGTCACTGGGTTCAACTCGGACCTGAGCTTCATTACGACGCTTGTTCGTTAATGTCGAGCGTCACCCGACTCTTCAGTAACAAGACAAGGATGTCCGGCACCGTTTTACGTTGAAGTGCTCTTGGGCCGAAGTGACGCTGCTTTTCAGTCGACGGAGGCTTCGATCTCGATACCAAACTGAGAGCCCAATACATGTCGATTGGCATTGCTTTTGACTAACCACGGCGTACTTGCCTCCTTTTCGCTGAGGGGGGATGCGTCTTACATGGACTGCGTCCGGGAACGTCCCGGAGACCTGTTTGCAGTGCATTGTCGAACGCATCACGAACCACGTTACCCTTCGAGTCTATCGTGTCAACCAGCGAATCACCGTTCGTGCAACTCGACGCGCTGTCTGGTCTGGGAAGCGCTGGACCGGTGTCTTGTACGTTGCCAACTGCGCTTGCGCTCTTCTATCGTTAGTTTGCCACGTCAGCTCCGGACAACTCCCAGTCATTGCTTACCGACCCCGACCATCTAGCTTCTAGGAGAAGAGTGACGAATCGTACGCTATGTCACGGCAGCTAGGATAGTCTGACATGCACCGGGACGTCGACTGTCCCGTCCCGATAGCATTGCACCACTAGTGGATCGATGTGGTCCGCAACTTGGTTAGCCTGTTGATTTACTGAGATGGACCCGACGCCCCCTCGGGGAAGCGCGATACTGCTGAGTGTTGTCTTAACCAGACCGCATCGGAGGTTCATCATGGAAATCGATATTCTCGGCATTGATCTCCGCCAAACATTTCTTCCAGCTTCACAGTGCCGGGCGTAGTGGGCAGGCGGTGCATCGCTCGAAGATAGGGCGTGGTACATTGATCGAGACAGTTCACAAGCTTCGCCCACGAATCGTTGTAATGGAGGCCTGCAGTTCGGCGCATCATTGGGCGCGACGCGTTAGTGCCTTGGGTATCGAAGTTCGCTTGATAAGTCCTCAGTATGTGACGCCGTTCGTCAAGACAAACAAGAACGATTGCAACGATGCTTAGGCGATTGTCGAAGCGGCGTCCCGACCGACAATGCGCTTTGTGAGCGTCAAATCGATCGAGCAGGAAGACATTCAGGCGATGCATCGAATGCGTGCCATTCTCGTGCGTCAGCGTACGGCCATCATCAATCAGGTCAGAGGACTTCTGGCAGAGCGCGGCCTGATAGTTGCGCGTTCGGTGCAGGCTTTCAAACGTGCCATCCCCGTCCTGTTGAGCAGTGAAGATTCCGAACAGACGCCTTTCGCTCAATCGCTGGTTACAGACATGTTGCAGCATCTGCAGGCGCTGGAAGCCAGGATTCACTGTCTCGAGACAGCGATAAAAGACTTCGTGAAGAACTCGGCGTTATGCCGCAAGATTACGGCGGTCGAGGGCGTAGGTCCGCTCACTGCAACCGCAATTGTGGGCGCCATCGGCGATGCCAAACAGTTCTCCAACGGATGCCATCTCGCAGCGTGGCTAGGTCTCGTACCACGTCAATACTCCTCGGGTGGCAAGGCTCGTCTCCAAGGCATAAGTAAGCGTGGAGATACCTATTTGCGAACACTTCTGATCCATGGTGCAAGAACCGTTCTGCAATACGCATCCGGCAAGACTGACAAGCGGAGCCGATGGTTACAGCAACTCATTGCCCGACGCGGCTACAACTGCGCGGCAGTAGCGCTAGCCAACAAAAACGCACGCATTCTCCAGGTCCTGTTGAGTACCAACGCCTTGTATAAACCAGCAGCAGTATGAACACCATCCACGTTTAACTTCTGGTATCACCCAACGTAGGTTTGCGTAGCTCTAGTACGTGATGACGAAATTGGTAGAACCAGCATCCTGAAACCTGCTTTCCGTGCCGGCTGCGTAGTCCAAGCCGTTGATTTGTTCAGGACAAGGGTGCGCGGATCTCATCAAGGCTGCGGGCGTGCTTCGGCAATTGCCCACCAGCAAGCCGGATACATGCATGCAGACCATTTCCCATCAATATAACGAGCTTGCAAAACGCGTCGGGGCCATACATGCACGGAATCCTGACCCACTCTACGCAGTAATTTGCATCGAATATTGACCCACGTAGAACACTGACCTGCTCGGCAACGGGCGGGGGAACGGAGTGATCGACGTGGCTATATTGAGCATCATCCGACGCTGGCATTTTCGCGATCATGTCTCGTTGCGCGAGATTGCCAAACGGCTGGGCGTGTCCAGAAACACGGTCAGGCGTTACATACGGGCCGGCACCGTACTGCCCGCCTATCCCGAACGCCACAGCCCCAGCAAGCTCGACGGGTTTGCTGCGAAGCTTGCTGGCTGGCTAAAGACCGAGGCGACCCGGCCCCGCAAACAGCGTAGAACCCTCAAGCAGATTCACGCGGACCTCTGCGTGCTGGGCTTTACTGGCTCCTATGATCGTGTCGCGGCGTTTGCCCGGCGCTGGCGACAGGAGCAGCACGAGCAGGCAAAGACGACCGGGCGCGGGACGTTCGTTCCCCTCCGCTTTGCCGCTGGCGAAGCGTTCCAGTTCGACTGGAGCGAGGACTGGGCCGTCATCAACGGCGAGCGTACCAAGCTGCAGGTCGCGCAACTCAAGCTCAGCCACAGCCGCGCCTTCTTCCTGAGGGCTTATCTGCTGCAGACCCACGAGATGCTGTCTCTCGCCGACAAGACACTGGCGTGCACCAGTCAATAACAATACCCCAATCGCAGAAAATCTCGCGCATATATCACCTTAGTGAGCATCCAACCCGGAATGCCTGGGCAACGTCGTTTGCCCTGAACTCAGATGAGGCTGATCTATGAACCACTCCGTTTCCTGTCCCCGCTGCAACTCGACCCGTGTTACCACACGGGATTACGCCCGAAAAGCCGGCGGGGCGGTTGGCGCTGCGGCCGGTGCCGCCGGTAGTGCTGCTGCCGCACTCGGCGGTGCAGAAGCCGGTGCAGTCCTCGGTATGGTCGCAGGCCCCGTCGGCTCGATCTTCGGCGGCTTGGCTGGCGCGCTCATGGGCGCACTATTCGGTGGCGCTGCCGGCTGTGCCGCAGGCAGCGCCGTTGGCGAGCAGATCGACAACCACATGCTCGACAACTACGACTGCATGGCGTGTGGACACACATTCGGCAAGCAGCACGCGTCCTAGCATTCGCTGGGCTTTGTCTTTACCGCTTTCATCTTTCGACATGCCATGCCTGCAGCCCAGAAGGGCTGCAGGCATTTGTGCTGTCTGTTTCTCAAACTTTCTATTAGGATATCAAATGCACCTTGTACAAAGCATGGCCTATGTCAACGAAACGCCTTGGCACGGCCTGGGCAATCAGCTTGCCGCCAATCAGCCTCTCGAAGTGTGGGCGCAGCAGGCCGGTATGAACTGGCGTATCGAGGAAACCGAAGTCCGCTTTGTCTCCGGCAACGCCGGTTCCAACCTGGGCTCAATCCACGCATTCCCCGAGCAAAAGGTGCTCTATCGTTCGGACAACAAGATGCCGCTCTCAGTTGTCTCGTCGCGCTATCAGGTCGTACAGCCCGAATCCATTTTGGAGTTCTACCGCGATCTCGTTGACGTGGGGGGCTACCAACTTGAGACCGCTGGGGTACTAAAAGACGGCAAGAAACTCTGGGCACTCGCCCGTACCGGCCAGTGCGTGTCGCTTAAAGGCAAGGACACCGTGAACGGCTATCTGTTGCTCTCGACGTCAGCGGACGGGTCGATGGCAACGACAGCTCAATTTACAAGCATTCGGGTCGTGTGTAACAACACCTTGCAAATCGCGCTCGGCGATTCGGCCGGGGCCGTGAAGGTGCCGCATCGTAGCCAGTTCGACGCACAGGCGGTCAAGCGCCAATTGGGTATCGCGATTTCCAGTTGGGACGGTTTCATCGCAAGGATGAAAGCCCTGTCCGAATGCAAGGTCAACGATACGGCTACGGAAGCATTCTTGCGTCGTGTGCTGACGTATCCGGTCGGCTCGGGTCAGCCGGTTCCGGCTACCAACGATTCCGCCATCAAGGCCGTACAGTCACTGTATGCCGGCAAGGGGATGGGAGCGACGCTTGCATCGGCATCCGGTACAGCCTTCGGACTTCTGAATGCAGTGACGGAGTATTGTGATCACCATCGACGCGCTCGCAGCGAAGATCATCGGCGCGATGCTGCATGGTTCGGTACGGGAGCCACCCTTAAGCAAAAAGCCTGGGACGAGGCCATGAGACTCGTCGCATGATCGCTTTTCATTACCGCATAGATGCCCGGTCGGGATCGCTCCCACCGGGCATTTTCATTTGTGGAGGCTGAACATGTCTTTGCCTGAACCTACAGGGCATCGCAGCAATCGTGCTGCGTTGCGGCTTGTGGATACGAAGAATATGCCGCGCGAGGATTGGCTAGAGGTGAGGAAATCCGGGATCGGTGGAAGTGATGCTGCTGCCGCCGTGGGCCTCAGTCCGTACCAGTCGCAACTTGAACTCTGGCTAACAAAGACGGGGCGTGATGCCAACCTGCCAAAGCCGGACTCAGACGATACCAGTGAGCCTGTCTACTGGGGCCAACTCCTTGAACCGATCGTCGCCGCGTGTTACACCAAACAGACGGGCAACAAGGTAAGGCGGGTCAACGCGGTACTTCAGCATTCGACCATTCCGTGGATGCTCGCCAACATCGACCGCGAGGTCGTCGGCATGCCAGATGTGCAGATCCTTGAGTGTAAAACGGCCGGAGAATTCGGTGCACGTCTATGGCGCGAAGGCGTACCCGAATACGTGGTCTGCCAGGTTCAGCACCAGCTCGCGGTCACTGGCAAACAGGCGGCGGATGTCGCGGTACTGCTCTGTGGACAGAAACTCGAAGTGCATCGCATCCAGCGTGACGACGCGCTGATTGCTCGCCTGATCGAACTC contains:
- a CDS encoding TIGR04141 family sporadically distributed protein yields the protein MMAGAMMREHQSKREHLTIYLVRDVKLKDDQIVKTDRAKPPIDLKISEGNARLYAKKTSRPKLPDWAPFLVRNQEVPPDLFEGNRSEGAVLLVRHAGAVFALSFGMGHHLINLDLADRDFGLRVTLNSIDPQKLRSLDKASHEVNPLHIRSQSSRDADIFDLNIDPELDMVHAVTGTSEVALFGEHISGRDALTINPPATLDDLPKILAEALAHRDKPLPERFAWIDNVHRVRDSTMIECLDDALTDALQSDPRPENLWLGEPEIVDWEKQTGYSFDQRSKTAHHRTLQLDQLIDYIADHGGKPNATLLRSISVHVNDANYQSIKSWAAYRCLYAELPMGDETFILRNGLWYEVSRKFVDEIDAHFRRLEVDPAKMPFYQHANEGLYNASVATENSGYELLDKKNISFGNGYDKIEFCDLVRDGRDLIHVKLYRSSATLSHLFAQGSVSAETFMRHEEFRVKLNEKLPASIKLDDPLARPKAENYRIVYAIATTKDLPKDLPFFSKITLKNAIIGLNGLGFGVALARIDVDPVFLKTANYKPARNAAGASKLARKPRQTAQRGGIHAPPATPPSA
- a CDS encoding DEAD/DEAH box helicase family protein, encoding MGLKDYQTKLLEAFETFLARTRELKSPAAAFAESTLAHFGHALPYHPLPGADAVPYVCLRVPTGGGKTRIAGQAIAKVNKAFLATENSLVLWLVPSEPIREQTLRALKTKGELLNEDMCALFGRVNVLDVEEALAMTAPTLNAANTIVVATMQSFKRDTADGLRVYRQNGALLSHFEGLSGPQMGERSLADVIRLRRPFIVVDEAHNQGTPLAVDTLVRLNPSCVLELTATPDRASQPSNVLRSVSASTLQAEDMLKLPLELATHPEWRVSLSEAIGRLRSLEREAGEEVKLTGEVIHPVVMLIQAERKDARSETFTPERVKRHLVDDFNVAPETIAIATGALDELSGRQLSDADYPQFIITVDKLREGWDCPFAYILFSFRNTTSATAVEQVLGRILRMPHVSRKKREALNRSYAYVVSGELASTVQGLRDGLVQSGFERLETKDLIRGPSDSGKIDDLFAGHKDLIVALPEIGNALVLPDEGAIAALPKNVREKLEISPESGTLTIKGGADEAEIRKISETFRQPEAARVVRQQLDAEIAAQMARFSRGETPAERGITATVPLLGITQHGFFDVFNETPLLDADWEISDFDPKLTESEFAHDVEAMRRAALSISQLEKIECDVFDRLDSQLALFGREQGWSPTDLVHWLDRNLYFPYSDQGEKAAWLNAAVSYLTATRTFSIDELAYRKFRLRGALERKMVAGLVLAKQRVFEGLFGDESSFDVRDEHCVELRPGRYAYDTPYVGLLPLKRHFFPVIGNLKPSGEEFECAEKIANELDGVEWWVRNVEKKPSSFWLQTASDRFYPDFIVRLQSGVTLAVEYKGSHIADGTDSKEKKRIGDLWARRSQGRCKFVWVENRDWGVLKAAIR
- a CDS encoding site-specific DNA-methyltransferase, whose amino-acid sequence is MPALQWIGKEAVTQHHKDIPFRLIEPVPEISAGQEDTGNLVIRGDNLEALKALLPRYSGQVKCVYIDPPYNTGNEAWMYNDNVNSPEIRRWLGEVVGKEGETLDRHDRWLCMMYPRLLLLKQFLASDGVIFVSIGDDELHHLRALMDEIFGVKRRLTTFVWRTDGNFDNQAKIKNCHEYILAYAMSPELFPFPKLVDPSVGGNSKLNRDKIQNTIVKNGPKNPVSDVTLPAGFPASIECANISARTDKWPRYEHDVLIENGALVRAVVASSGWSSKDILLQFIQNGFEAVKDSKGQQTRFVLTHTGAIESIKERQAASHVISVISGVGSTQSQSAELEELGFKFPFPKPVDLLKYLFSMIDTTEGIFLDSFAGSGTTGHAVLKKNAEDGGKRRFILVELSEKIAQTVTAPRLKAICEGYRTSKGVDVPGLGGGFQFCHLSDRALFATDGAIRSDVTFDELAEFVWFVETGTGVGMTSQRPGQARSPLLGVFDGRAVFLFYNGILKDRSDAGGNVLNARTLAIMDEILPHFGGARVVYGARSRFDKSKLSQLNLTFNQLPYELAVKSWA
- a CDS encoding DUF932 domain-containing protein; this encodes MHLVQSMAYVNETPWHGLGNQLAANQPLEVWAQQAGMNWRIEETEVRFVSGNAGSNLGSIHAFPEQKVLYRSDNKMPLSVVSSRYQVVQPESILEFYRDLVDVGGYQLETAGVLKDGKKLWALARTGQCVSLKGKDTVNGYLLLSTSADGSMATTAQFTSIRVVCNNTLQIALGDSAGAVKVPHRSQFDAQAVKRQLGIAISSWDGFIARMKALSECKVNDTATEAFLRRVLTYPVGSGQPVPATNDSAIKAVQSLYAGKGMGATLASASGTAFGLLNAVTEYCDHHRRARSEDHRRDAAWFGTGATLKQKAWDEAMRLVA